The following are from one region of the Rhinoraja longicauda isolate Sanriku21f chromosome 11, sRhiLon1.1, whole genome shotgun sequence genome:
- the med8 gene encoding mediator of RNA polymerase II transcription subunit 8 isoform X3 codes for MNWPSVLDNFALVSGQLNTLNKLLRNDKTPILRNQVIIPLLLSPDRDDELMKLTEGRVPVFSHEVVPDHLRTKPDPEVEEQEKQLSAEAARLAPDVAQKYVQTMNKMCGNLLDKLNNTREERESESGALRQNKQTFNPADTNALVAAIGFGKGLSKPIRQPQVGPVAAGQSVPGGGLQGGPTLSQVTIQGGPSQPGMPGQVPSQPGKMPSTIKTNIKSAMHPYQR; via the exons ATGAACTG GCCCTCAGTCTTGGACAACTTTGCCCTGGTATCTGGGCAGCTGAACACCTTGAACAAGCTCCTAAGGAATGATAAAACACCGATTCTAAGAAATCAGGTCATCATCCCATTGCTGCTCTCTCCTGACCGTGATGATGAATTGATG AAACTAACAGAGGGTCGAGTTCCAGTTTTCAGTCACGAGGTGGTTCCAGATCATCTCCGAACTAAACCAGATCCAGAAGTCGAAGAACAGGAAAAGCAGCTGAGTGCAGAGGCAGCACGCCTGGCACCTGACGTGGCTCAG AAATATGTTCAGACTATGAACAAAATGTGCGGCAACCTACTTGACAAACTCAACAACACCCGTGAAGAGCGGGAGTCTGAGAGTGGAG CCTTGCGACAGAACAAGCAGACCTTCAACCCAGCTGATACCAATGCTCTCGTGGCAGCAATTGGATTTGGAAAAGGATTATCAAAACCAATCAGACAGCCCCAAGTTGGCCCAGTGGCTGCAGGTCAATCTGTTCCAGGTGGTGGCCTGCAGGGAGGTCCAACCCTGTCCCAGGTGACAATTCAAGGTGGCCCAAGCCAGCCGGGAATGCCTGGCCAAGTTCCATCGCAGCCAG GTAAAATGCCAAGTACCATAAAAACCAACATCAAGTCTGCAATGCATCCATATCAGCGATGA
- the med8 gene encoding mediator of RNA polymerase II transcription subunit 8 isoform X1: MGILTKSLTNMKNYLIALLCCYIWKHLALTGIEPQEEKQLESSVDAIISRVADLKNSLASFILKLENEFDRMNWPSVLDNFALVSGQLNTLNKLLRNDKTPILRNQVIIPLLLSPDRDDELMKLTEGRVPVFSHEVVPDHLRTKPDPEVEEQEKQLSAEAARLAPDVAQKYVQTMNKMCGNLLDKLNNTREERESESGALRQNKQTFNPADTNALVAAIGFGKGLSKPIRQPQVGPVAAGQSVPGGGLQGGPTLSQVTIQGGPSQPGMPGQVPSQPGKMPSTIKTNIKSAMHPYQR, from the exons ATGGGCATCCTTACAAAATCTTTGACCAACATGAAAAACTATTTGATAGCATTGTTATGTTGCTACATCTGGAAGCATTTGGCACTCACGGGTATAGAG CCACAAGAAGAAAAGCAGTTGGAGTCATCAGTGGATGCAATTATCAGTCGTGTGGCTGATCTGAAGAACTCTTTGGCCTCTTTCATCCTGAAATTAGAGAATGAATTTGACCGAATGAACTG GCCCTCAGTCTTGGACAACTTTGCCCTGGTATCTGGGCAGCTGAACACCTTGAACAAGCTCCTAAGGAATGATAAAACACCGATTCTAAGAAATCAGGTCATCATCCCATTGCTGCTCTCTCCTGACCGTGATGATGAATTGATG AAACTAACAGAGGGTCGAGTTCCAGTTTTCAGTCACGAGGTGGTTCCAGATCATCTCCGAACTAAACCAGATCCAGAAGTCGAAGAACAGGAAAAGCAGCTGAGTGCAGAGGCAGCACGCCTGGCACCTGACGTGGCTCAG AAATATGTTCAGACTATGAACAAAATGTGCGGCAACCTACTTGACAAACTCAACAACACCCGTGAAGAGCGGGAGTCTGAGAGTGGAG CCTTGCGACAGAACAAGCAGACCTTCAACCCAGCTGATACCAATGCTCTCGTGGCAGCAATTGGATTTGGAAAAGGATTATCAAAACCAATCAGACAGCCCCAAGTTGGCCCAGTGGCTGCAGGTCAATCTGTTCCAGGTGGTGGCCTGCAGGGAGGTCCAACCCTGTCCCAGGTGACAATTCAAGGTGGCCCAAGCCAGCCGGGAATGCCTGGCCAAGTTCCATCGCAGCCAG GTAAAATGCCAAGTACCATAAAAACCAACATCAAGTCTGCAATGCATCCATATCAGCGATGA
- the med8 gene encoding mediator of RNA polymerase II transcription subunit 8 isoform X2, translated as MQPQEEKQLESSVDAIISRVADLKNSLASFILKLENEFDRMNWPSVLDNFALVSGQLNTLNKLLRNDKTPILRNQVIIPLLLSPDRDDELMKLTEGRVPVFSHEVVPDHLRTKPDPEVEEQEKQLSAEAARLAPDVAQKYVQTMNKMCGNLLDKLNNTREERESESGALRQNKQTFNPADTNALVAAIGFGKGLSKPIRQPQVGPVAAGQSVPGGGLQGGPTLSQVTIQGGPSQPGMPGQVPSQPGKMPSTIKTNIKSAMHPYQR; from the exons ATGCAG CCACAAGAAGAAAAGCAGTTGGAGTCATCAGTGGATGCAATTATCAGTCGTGTGGCTGATCTGAAGAACTCTTTGGCCTCTTTCATCCTGAAATTAGAGAATGAATTTGACCGAATGAACTG GCCCTCAGTCTTGGACAACTTTGCCCTGGTATCTGGGCAGCTGAACACCTTGAACAAGCTCCTAAGGAATGATAAAACACCGATTCTAAGAAATCAGGTCATCATCCCATTGCTGCTCTCTCCTGACCGTGATGATGAATTGATG AAACTAACAGAGGGTCGAGTTCCAGTTTTCAGTCACGAGGTGGTTCCAGATCATCTCCGAACTAAACCAGATCCAGAAGTCGAAGAACAGGAAAAGCAGCTGAGTGCAGAGGCAGCACGCCTGGCACCTGACGTGGCTCAG AAATATGTTCAGACTATGAACAAAATGTGCGGCAACCTACTTGACAAACTCAACAACACCCGTGAAGAGCGGGAGTCTGAGAGTGGAG CCTTGCGACAGAACAAGCAGACCTTCAACCCAGCTGATACCAATGCTCTCGTGGCAGCAATTGGATTTGGAAAAGGATTATCAAAACCAATCAGACAGCCCCAAGTTGGCCCAGTGGCTGCAGGTCAATCTGTTCCAGGTGGTGGCCTGCAGGGAGGTCCAACCCTGTCCCAGGTGACAATTCAAGGTGGCCCAAGCCAGCCGGGAATGCCTGGCCAAGTTCCATCGCAGCCAG GTAAAATGCCAAGTACCATAAAAACCAACATCAAGTCTGCAATGCATCCATATCAGCGATGA